DNA from Bacteroidota bacterium:
AAATGCAAGCAAAAAAACCGAAATAACAACAAAACGAAATAACAAAAAAACTACATCACAACAAAACGACATCACAACAAAACGACATCACAACAAAACGACATCACAACAAAACGACATCACAACAAAACGACATCACGAAAAAACGGAATCCCCCTAAACCTGTGGAACCGAAACGTGCAGATGATCAGCCGTCCCCGTATGTCTTAGCGTATTGAACCCCATCGCCCAGAAATAAAACCGCACCATCTGATTGACCCATTCTGGTTTACCCTGGGTGCGGATATCTACGGCTTCAACATAGCCGTTTTCCTGCTTATAATGCAGCGAGTTTTCCAGCACGGGCAGCCCCATGGTTCGGTAATCGTCGGGTGTTCGTCCCATATCGGTTACTACAAGGCTACGGTCAGCCAGCACAAGGGTACTTGTTGCAATGCGCAGGGCTGGATGCAGGGAAAGGTAGGTAGACTTTACTTCTTCAGACTTAACATTGGTACCCGACAGGTACATAAGGGAATAGCCGCTATAAACGAGTACGAGCATGAGTAGCATTTTCGACATCCGGCCTGTTATCGCAAACGTACCCATAAACTTACGCCTAAGCAGCGCTGAATACACGAGTAGCACCAGTGTTGTAGCCCCTACCCCGGCAGCTACCGCAAGCCAAACATTCATCTGTTGATCCACATTCAAGTAGAGCGAGACGCGCACCAGTAACAAAAACGGAAGCGCCACGACGACAATCAGGGTTACAATTGATTTAATAAGCCAGGTAAAAGGATTAAATCGCTTTACAGGCCCAGCCGGCGCAGCGTCTGCTCTGCTTTTCACGGATTGCTTCCCTGATGACTTTCTTGATGATTTTCCAGAAGCCCGCGATTTGGCAGCATCATTGCCACTCCCTTTTGCCAGGTTTTCCATTTCGCGCAAAGCAGCTTCTATATCCTGTACTGGCTGAGAATCCATAAGAGGCGTATAAGTTTTGATCAACGGAGCATGCTTTGGCGGCAATGCGAATCAGAAAACCTGTGAGACGGGCAACGGTGTTTAAGTCAATTTACACAATTTGTGGTTACGTCGAAATAACCACAGGGGTTACAATCACATGCATCTCTCTGCCGGCTCACGCGTAAATACTGATGCAAGCAACGTAAAGTGAATATAAACCTGATTCCCTAAAAGCTGCTATTTCCTATGTTTTCACGCCTGCTCATCCTTTTCATTGTTGTCCCAATGATCGAATTGATGGTTCTGATCGAGGTTGGGAAAGAAATTGGATTTTGGCCAACCATCGGAATTATTTGCATCACAGGCTTACTTGGAAGTTCGCTTGCGCGGCAACAAGGCCTGGCTGTATGGACACAATTTAACAGCAGAATGCAGAAAGGCGAACTGCCTGGCGATCAAATTATTGATGGTTTGATTATTCTTGTTGCCGGCGCCCTGCTCCTCACACCGGGCATTCTTACAGACTTCGTCGGATTTATGGGCCTCTTACCCATTTCACGCCCCCTGATCCGGAATTACGCACAAAAACGACTCAAAACGGCGCAAGCTAACGGATCTATTCGATTCACAGCCAATCCGTTTGGCGGCAATGCCTTTAACCAGCCGTTTAATCAATCTTTTGGCCAGGCCCAGCAACCTCAAACACAGGAGCGTGAAACAGAATGGCAAGGCCAGGCCAAAGATCGTCCGGACAGCCAATAACCCGTCGAGCCCTTCGCCATTCGCACGCCACTCCTTTTTTACAGCATGGGTTTAGTATTTACCCGTCATATCAACGTAATTCCCCTGTAAATCGGCCTTCAAACCCGGCATTCCAGCACAGGCACGCTTCTTGATGTAGCCTGAATCCGGAAAGTATTGCCTCATCCCAAGGAAGCAACATCTGCCCAGAACCGCTAGAAGATGAGATCCCCCCCATTCATCAATACTAGTAATCTGAATGAATACCCAAAAGTCCTCCCCGAAATGGGTTACCCTTCTGATTGTCGGATTAATTTTCTTTAGCCCAGCCCTTTTGCAGGGTTGTGATTCATTTGGCGTGCACGATGCGCCGCCAGAGTCAGCAATCGACACCAAGCCGGCACCAGACCTGTCAGCAACCACCAAATTTCGGCATGTTGAGCTACTTGATGCCGCAAGAAGCGAGTTTACAGCAGCAGCGTCCGCAAGCAAAAACAACAAGAATAAGAATAAAGACGTTGATGAAGACAGCAACGAAACCGGCACATCATCCTCCGCGGTACACCTTGTTGTTGGTCTGTCTCCTTACGCAGGTGCAGACGTCACGCGTCGTGTCATCTCCAAATACGATGTTACACGCCGCGTGATCTCCAAGTATGGTGATGACATAAATGTGAAAGCGGAACTTGAAGAAGCCATTGATGCTGTGACGCTGGAAGTCAACGGAGATATTCTGAACGACTTGCTTGCCGATTTAGAAGCTGACCAGGATGTCGCCTGGGTTGAGCCTGACATCATCATTCCAGATATCAATAGCGGCAGCAAAAAAACCTCTAACAGCTCACAAATGCTGCCCTGGGGTGTCGCGCAGGTTGGCGGATCGCTCGATTCCTGGGAAAACAGTAATGTGCAAGTGTTCGTCTTAGACTCTGGTGTTTCCGAATCAAGCGAAATCAACCTGGTATCTTCTGTAGATTTTGTCGGCTTCTACGACAGCCGTTCAGGTACATATCAGTCCTACGAAAAACTGCCGGACAACAAGAAAATCAAAGACAAAATTGGTCATGGCTCGCCGATCGCCGGCACCATTGGTGCGCGTAACAACGACGAAGGCATCCGCGGCGTAGCGCCAGGTATTGGGATCAACAGCGTAAAAGTACTCGGCAAAGATGGTGGCACAGACGTCACAACGCTGCTGCTCGCTATCGACTACATCATGTACCAGCAATCGCTGAATCCCAAATTCCGTTACGTTGTAAACATGAGCCTCGGCGGTGACATTGGCACCACGGCTTACAATGCAGTTGACGAAGCAGTGGCAAATGCCATTGAGGCAGGGATTGTATTTGTGGTAGCTGCGGGTAACGAAGGCATGGATGCTGCAACAATTTCTCCTGCACACGTGGACGGCGCCATTACGGTTGGTGCATACGGACGTGATGGTGAATTCTCTGAATTCTCCAATTACGGGCCGGCAATCGACCTCCTTGCGCCAGGTGAAGACATTGCCTCACTTTCAGGCAAGTATGAGCAGCAAGGCTCTCTGATTATTGCCTCAGGCACCTCCCATGCCACGCCACACGTAGCTGGTGCAGCAGCCCTCTACCTCGCCGCGCATCCGAATGCAACGCCAGATGAGGTTGAGCGTGCGCTTGTGCTGAATGCCCAGTCCATCATCCAGGATACCCCGGCATCAACC
Protein-coding regions in this window:
- a CDS encoding FxsA family protein, which gives rise to MFSRLLILFIVVPMIELMVLIEVGKEIGFWPTIGIICITGLLGSSLARQQGLAVWTQFNSRMQKGELPGDQIIDGLIILVAGALLLTPGILTDFVGFMGLLPISRPLIRNYAQKRLKTAQANGSIRFTANPFGGNAFNQPFNQSFGQAQQPQTQERETEWQGQAKDRPDSQ
- a CDS encoding S8 family serine peptidase encodes the protein MNTQKSSPKWVTLLIVGLIFFSPALLQGCDSFGVHDAPPESAIDTKPAPDLSATTKFRHVELLDAARSEFTAAASASKNNKNKNKDVDEDSNETGTSSSAVHLVVGLSPYAGADVTRRVISKYDVTRRVISKYGDDINVKAELEEAIDAVTLEVNGDILNDLLADLEADQDVAWVEPDIIIPDINSGSKKTSNSSQMLPWGVAQVGGSLDSWENSNVQVFVLDSGVSESSEINLVSSVDFVGFYDSRSGTYQSYEKLPDNKKIKDKIGHGSPIAGTIGARNNDEGIRGVAPGIGINSVKVLGKDGGTDVTTLLLAIDYIMYQQSLNPKFRYVVNMSLGGDIGTTAYNAVDEAVANAIEAGIVFVVAAGNEGMDAATISPAHVDGAITVGAYGRDGEFSEFSNYGPAIDLLAPGEDIASLSGKYEQQGSLIIASGTSHATPHVAGAAALYLAAHPNATPDEVERALVLNAQSIIQDTPASTTNKSVFVTP